One window of Channa argus isolate prfri chromosome 4, Channa argus male v1.0, whole genome shotgun sequence genomic DNA carries:
- the obsl1a gene encoding obscurin-like protein 1a, with protein MDIFGGAPRVLGYPRPVVAKYGTDATLRCQIGGDPRPDVIWERKNVPILSEGRYKLSEEEKAYLLTITGVTQQDAGQYICKARNNIGETYAAAALKVEGEAQAEAENGGQRQLQVNGVKQAIKENGQFEGHLNGYCKVQNGEHEKIGEEMNGKTKQNSKFSQKREEAELTENDKPRFLIKPLSLRVDRGEDAAFSCKIWGTPQPQVTWEKDGKKLNDIFESSHFNVSVQDGGWFQLKIYRTRMPDKGVYTCKAINCQGDALAGAVLLVEPVPEKEEAKMSSNSLNNSQWSPKHKVGRLGFSRVTEDPPVNKSQVKKFAVAEGKHAKFRCFVTGKPKPEIIWKKDGVPLEPGRRHLIFEDREGYYTLKVLYCKVQDTGLYVCAASNSLGNTLSAVHLSVKGPAVQFRRPLKDIEVKERDVAVLECEVPDESLPATWYLEDQRLMPSSKYGIEQKGTKRRLTIHDVGMDDDGVYLCEMPDGAKSIAELSVKGTIVRKLPRKLEVLEGENAAFCVEVEHDDMEVHWFKDGLKLHETHRTILKSFGKNHILVFVNVAYQDSGVVTFVIGTSKTSSRLKVKATRHCPPTCPVEVKMDVDRPNSALLTWVPAPNSQTSTRSVFVLERQEVGSQEWQRCFTSETSTSAEVAGDSVPCEGNYRFRVCCINKYGRSGHVEFHKVVHLVPGPKIHSHLQSCEVVEGEDARFAIELSATMVGTWFLNSAQLQHGGRFLIQHTRTHHSLVIRETCLTEDTGEVTFIANGVRDSAVLKVKPAVIKFLPLPELDKNKRVHTGDTIVLYCEVSHPLAKVSWFKDGKELNVTDGLSIQSDGNMRRIVIPSADASRSGVYTCKTSEDDVEFNVDVAGPRVEFSPVPQDELHKTSMELDPVVLLCHVSRDDAEVVWYKDGCEIKPSDNITLQAEGTMRRLIIRSAEVSDAGSYTCQAGNNSMEFVVNIKEPPVIIVDPKNDVVMESCVSEEIHLHCELSRSNGRVQWFKDGQKVEQSNNIQLIAEGPYRRLTILHGLAEDSGEYVCETDGDSVFFQLTVTELPVRIISPSESELELTHWAPERLELCCEISQSDAPVYWYRDGLEVKEGPDLILEVDGAKRRLVVPITSVEDTGEYVCDTQDESVAFSVTITKPPVKLTRPQNTPDKLEIFAGKPVVLEILVSRPGAEVKWQLDGKEIPENNNITITEDGLIRRLTINAATPVNSGKYTCDAVDDKIDFQVKVSEPPVKILRRSEIKTHLKSLNGDDIVLECELSRANALAKWYKDGLRVEGNERFCEEEEGTFRSLVILNAEIGDSGEYFLDAGDDNISFHVRVEEPPVTIVGHSADHDYQNMVEGDDLILACEVSRVNAPVQWYCNDRLLTEDSRTHIETYGTLRKIIISNVQPSDSGNYVCDAIDDKMISVVRIQEPPVVFVNKEDDIVVTGYEAETVTLVSYVSKESAPVRWLKDWTPVEGERFRALTEGHKHTLTIEPLKRSDAGEYTCDVNTDQMHFSLLVKEMRIKFVKPLRDTVAHADGMVTLRCEVCKPKADVQWMKNGMEVVPSRRFSIRTDGVERSLTIHRLTREDAGQYTCESRDDQTVATLRVEMPRVVEFLTELHNTTVLEGEDATFKCVVSPEDVNLVWLMDNEPIVLSDRFKATQNGLCHTLVIRKCQMLDCSKITAEAEGKISKASLKVQEAQVMFTKKMEAVMAEEFGTATLETEISLETGEVQWMRQGVVIQPGPRYTLAQDGCKRSLTIHDLTLSDRGTYRCETLHDRTQVKLNVEPRKISVRKGLTDQETFERETASFEVEVSHNDVEGIWQKDGIRVKPNNQWRVSTNGQVHSLTMSNLTLEDTGTIVFSAEGVRTTARLTVKETPVTILRTLADVRVEEELPATLECEFSRQNVEVKWFKNGVELKPGKNCRIYSMGRKRFCQILQCSCTDSGTYMCDTGEINTSCLLEVYEHELEIVQDLEDLYIVEDQNAVFMCEVSLEDVAGEWYKDGHKIRPTNTIKIRTEGTKHFLLMCNAKAEDAGEIRFVARDVESIAYLEVEELPATIVKPLRDRTALEKHRVILECTVSSPRCSATWYKGKEELVSSDRLEVLADGCTHKLVIQNVAVEDEGTYSIQVGEHTSKAKLMVEANTAQALVMVRELEDVQVREPEPAPFQCEVSVAINKPPIWTLNGETLQPGPSVQMETRGTVHKLTLKNTSMDMCGTVKFTMGKARSSAKLSVTAE; from the exons ATGGATATTTTTGGTGGTGCCCCACGTGTTTTGGGCTACCCACGCCCTGTAGTGGCAAAGTATGGCACAGATGCCACACTGAGGTGCCAAATCGGTGGCGACCCTCGTCCTGATGTGATCTGGGAACGAAAAAATGTTCCAATTTTGTCTGAGGGACGTTACAAGCTCTCAGAAGAGGAAAAAGCTTACCTGCTGACTATTACTGGAGTGACCCAACAGGATGCTGGCCAGTACATCTGCAAGGCTAGAAATAATATAGGGGAAACTTATGCAGCAGCCGCCCTCAAAGTGGAAGGAGAAGCACAAGCAGAAGCAGAGAATGGGGGGCAAAGACAACTACAAGTCAATGGTGTAAAGCAAGCAATCAAAGAAAATGGACAGTTTGAAGGACACCTGAATGGTTACTGCAAAGTGCAAAATGGTGAACACGAGAAGATTGGAGAGGAGATGAATGGAAAGACCAAGCAGAACAGCAAGTTTAGCCAAAAACGAGAAGAGGCCGAATTAACAGAAAATGATAAACCACGATTTCTAATTAAGCCCCTGTCACTGCGTGTGGATCGGGGTGAAGATGCCGCATTCTCATGTAAAATCTGGGGAACTCCTCAGCCACAAGTGACATGggagaaagatggaaaaaagcTCAATGACATCTTTGAGAGTTCGCACTTCAATGTTAGCGTTCAAGATGGTGGCTGGTTCCAGCTTAAGATCTACAGGACACGTATGCCAGATAAAGGTGTCTACACATGCAAGGCAATCAACTGCCAGGGTGATGCCCTGGCTGGTGCAGTCCTTCTTGTTGAGCCTGTGCCGGAGAAAGAGGAGGCCAAAATGTCCTCAAACAGTCTTAATAACAGCCAGTGGTCACCAAAGCACAAAGTGGGGAGGCTCGGTTTCTCAAGAGTCACTGAGGATCCACCTGTCAATAAGTCTCAAGTCAAAAAGTTTGCAGTGGCAGAGGGGAAACACGCCAAGTTCCGCTGCTTTGTCACAGGGAAGCCAAAACCAGAGATAATCTGGAAGAAAGACGGAGTTCCCCTTGAGCCTGGGAGGCGTCATCTGATATTTGAGGACAGGGAGGGTTACTACACACTGAAGGTTCTTTACTGCAAAGTGCAGGATACTGGGTTGTATGTATGTGCTGCATCGAATTCTCTTGGAAACACCCTCAGTGCTGTTCATTTGTCTGTTAAGG GCCCAGCGGTGCAGTTCAGGCGTCCATTAAAAGACATAGAGGTGAAGGAGAGGGATGTTGCCGTGCTAGAGTGTGAAGTTCCTGATGAGTCACTCCCCGCTACCTGGTACCTGGAGGACCAGAGGCTGATGCCAAGCAGTAAATATGGGATCGaacaaaaaggaacaaaacGACGACTGACCATTCATGATGTTGGTATGGACGACGACGGTGTGTATCTCTGCGAGATGCCAGATGGAGCCAAGAGCATTGCAGAGCTCTCAGTTAAAG GTACTATTGTTCGTAAACTTCCCCGAAAGCTGGAGGTATTGGAGGGTGAGAATGCAGCCTTCTGTGTGGAAGTGGAGCACGACGACATGGAGGTGCACTGGTTCAAAGATGGCCTGAAGCTGCATGAGACGCACCGGACGATCCTGAAGTCTTTTGGCAAAAATCATATTCTGGTCTTTGTCAATGTGGCTTATCAAGACTCAGGCGTAGTCACATTTGTCATAGGAACATCCAAGACGTCATCACGTCTCAAAGTCAAAG CCACAAGACACTGTCCCCCTACCTGCCCCGTGGAGGTCAAAATGGACGTAGATCGGCCCAACAGTGCCCTCCTTACCTGGGTTCCTGCTCCCAACAGCCAGACATCCACACGCTCTGTCTTTGTGCTGGAGAGACAGGAAGTAGGGTCTCAGGAGTGGCAGAGGTGTTTCACCTCAGAGACCTCCACCTCAGCTGAGGTTGCTGGTGACAGCGTGCCGTGTGAAGGCAACTACCGCTTCCGTGTCTGTTGCATCAACAAGTATGGGCGAAGTGGTCACGTGGAGTTTCACAAAGTCGTCCATCTGG TGCCAGGGCCCAAGATTCACAGCCACCTACAAAGCTGTGAGGTTGTAGAAGGAGAGGATGCTCGCTTTGCCATTGAACTATCCGCCACAATGGTTGGAACTTGGTTTCTGAATAGCGCGCAACTGCAGCACGGCGGACGATTTTTAATACAACATACTCGGACACACCACTCACTAGTTATCCGTGAAACTTGCCTGACAGAGGACACAGGGGAGGTCACGTTCATAGCTAACGGAGTCCGGGATTCAGCTGTGCTCAAGGTTAAAC ctgcTGTGATAAAATTTCTTCCTTTGCCAGAgttggacaaaaataaaagggttCACACTGGTGACACCATTGTGCTCTACTGTGAGGTTTCCCACCCTTTGGCAAAAGTATCCTGGTTTAAAGATGGCAAAGAGCTCAATGTGACAGATGGCCTCAGCATCCAGTCAGATGGAAACATGAGGAGGATTGTGATACCATCAGCTGATGCATCTCGCTCTGGAGTTTATACATGCAAAACTTCAGAGGATGATGTAGAATTCAATGTAGACGTGGCAG GTCCACGTGTGGAGTTCAGCCCAGTCccacaagatgagctccataaGACCAGCATGGAGCTCGACCCTGTGGTGCTACTTTGCCACGTTTCCAGAGATGATGCTGAAGTTGTGTG GTATAAGGATGGCTGTGAGATCAAGCCTAGTGACAACATCACTCTGCAGGCAGAGGGAACCATGAGGAGGTTAATCATCCGCTCTGCAGAAGTCTCAGATGCTGGCAGCTATACCTGCCAGGCAGGAAACAACAGCATGGAATTTGTTGTCAACATTAAAG AGCCTCCTGTGATAATTGTGGATCCTAAGAATGATGTTGTGATGGAAAGCTGTGTCTCAGAAGAAATACACTTGCACTGTGAATTGTCACGTTCCAACGGGAGGGTGCAGTGGTTCAAGGATGGCCAGAAAGTTGAGCAGAGCAACAACATTCAGCTGATAGCCGAGGGCCCTTACAGGAGGCTGACCATCCTCCATGGATTAGCTGAGGATAGCGGAGAGTACGTCTGTGAAACGGATGGAGACTCCGTCTTCTTTCAGCTTACTGTCACAG AGCTTCCAGTCCGAATCATTTCCCCCAGTGAATCAGAGCTGGAACTGACCCACTGGGCCCCCGAGAGGCTGGAGCTTTGCTGTGAGATCTCCCAGTCAGACGCACCTGTCTACTGGTACAGGGATGGCCTGGAGGTAAAGGAAGGCCCGGACTTGATTCTGGAAGTGGATGGGGCCAAACGCAGGCTGGTTGTACCCATTACTTCTGTGGAAGACACTGGGGAGTATGTCTGCGACACTCAGGATGAGTCTGTGGCCTTCTCGGTGACAATTACAa AGCCACCAGTGAAGCTTACTCGTCCCCAAAACACACCGGACAAACTGGAGATTTTTGCTGGAAAACCAGTTGTGCTGGAGATTCTGGTGTCCCGGCCAGGTGCAGAGGTTAAATGGCAGCTAGATGGCAAAGAAATTCCGGAGAACAATAACATAACCATCACAGAGGATGGACTTATCCGTCGCCTGACCATTAATGCTGCTACCCCAGTAAATTCTGGGAAGTACACCTGTGACGCTGTTGATGACAAAATTGATTTCCAGGTCAAAGTTTCAG AACCGCCAGTGAAGATCTTAAGAAGGTCAGAGATCAAGACACATCTCAAGTCCCTAAATGGTGATGATATAGTGCTGGAGTGTGAGCTTTCCAGAGCCAATGCTCTTGCAAAATGGTATAAGGATGGCTTACGTGTTGAGGGCAATGAAAGGTtctgtgaagaagaagaaggcacTTTCCGCTCATTGGTCATCCTCAATGCAGAAATTGGAGACTCAGGAGAATACTTCCTGGATGCTGGGGATGACAATATCAGCTTCCATGTGAGGGTAGAAG AGCCTCCAGTTACCATTGTAGGGCATTCAGCTGATCATGATTACCAGAACATGGTGGAAGGTGATGACCTAATCTTGGCCTGCGAGGTGTCCCGTGTCAATGCCCCTGTCCAGTGGTACTGTAATGACAGGCTGCTCACTGAAGATTCGCGTACCCACATTGAAACCTACGGCACTTTGAGAAAAATTATTATCTCAAATGTCCAGCCCTCAGATTCTGGGAACTATGTGTGCGACGCTATTGATGACAAGATGATCAGTGTTGTCCGGATTCAAG AGCCTCCGGTTGTATTTGTTAACAAGGAAGACGACATCGTTGTGACGGGTTATGAAGCAGAGACTGTGACCCTGGTGAGCTATGTGTCCAAAGAAAGTGCCCCAGTGCGTTGGCTGAAAGATTGGACACCTGTTGAAGGAGAACGTTTCCGAGCACTTACGGAAGGCCATAAGCACACCCTGACCATTGAGCCTTTGAAGCGGTCTGATGCTGGCGAGTACACCTGTGATGTCAACACAGACCAAATGCACTTTAGCCTGCTAGTAAAAG aaATGAGAATTAAGTTTGTGAAGCCACTTCGGGACACAGTGGCCCATGCCGATGGCATGGTGACCCTTCGCTGTGAGGTGTGCAAGCCTAAAGCTGATGTCCAGTGGATGAAAAATGGCATGGAGGTGGTACCAAGTAGGAGGTTCTCCATTCGGACAGATGGGGTGGAGCGAAGCTTAACCATCCACCGTTTAACTAGAGAGGATGCAGGGCAATACACCTGTGAGTCAAGAGACGACCAGACTGTAGCAACTCTAAGAGTAGAGA TGCCTCGAGTAGTGGAGTTCCTCACTGAGCTCCACAACACTACTGTGCTCGAAGGAGAAGATGCCACTTTCAAGTGCGTGGTTTCACCTGAGGATGTCAACTTGGTCTGGCTCATGGACAACGAGCCTATTGTCCTAAGTGACCGTTTCAAGGCAACACAGAATGGTCTGTGCCACACCTTGGTGATTAGGAAGTGCCAGATGTTGGACTGTTCCAAAATTACAGcagaggctgagggaaaaataAGCAAAGCCAGCCTCAAAGTTCAGG AGGCTCAAGTTATGTTTACTAAGAAAATGGAGGCTGTCATGGCAGAGGAGTTTGGTACTGCCACCCTGGAAACTGAGATCAGTCTTGAGACTGGTGAGGTTCAGTGGATGAGGCAGGGTGTAGTCATCCAGCCTGGTCCCCGATACACACTGGCCCAGGATGGCTGTAAACGCAGCCTGACCATCCATGATCTGACTCTGTCGGACCGGGGAACCTACCGCTGTGAGACTCTGCATGACCGAACACAGGTCAAACTCAACGTAGAAC CCCGTAAAATCTCCGTACGCAAAGGGCTAACTGACCAAGAAACCTTCGAAAGAGAAACCGCCTCCTTTGAAGTAGAGGTCTCCCACAATGATGTGGAGGGAATTTGGCAGAAAGACGGCATCCGGGTGAAACCCAACAACCAATGGCGTGTGAGCACCAATGGGCAGGTCCATAGCCTCACCATGTCCAACCTGACCCTGGAGGACACGGGTACCATTGTGTTCTCAGCTGAAGGGGTGCGCACCACTGCCAGGCTCACAGTCAAAG AGACACCAGTTACTATCCTGAGAACGCTGGCTGATGTCCGTGTGGAGGAAGAACTTCCAGCCACTCTAGAGTGTGAATTCTCCAGGCAAAACGTAGAAGTCAAGTGGTTCaag AACGGGGTGGAACTGAAGCCGGGCAAGAACTGTCGGATCTATTCCATGGGTCGGAAGCGGTTCTGTCAGATCCTGCAGTGCTCCTGCACTGATTCTGGCACTTACATGTGTGACACAGGAGAAATCAACACTTCATGTTTACTGGAGGTTTATG AGCACGAGTTGGAGATAGTGCAAGATCTGGAGGATCTGTATATCGTAGAGGACCAGAATGCTGTCTTCATGTGTGAGGTTTCTCTGGAGGATGTGGCTGGAGAATGGTACAAAGATGGCCACAAAATCCGGCCCACCAACACAATCAAAATCCGCACTGAAG ggACCAAACACTTCCTGCTGATGTGCAACGCGAAAGCTGAAGATGCTGGGGAAATACGCTTTGTAGCCAGAGACGTCGAGTCTATAGCTTATCTCGAAGTAGAAG AACTTCCTGCTACAATTGTTAAACCTCTGCGAGACCGAACAGCCCTGGAGAAACACCGCGTGATCCTCGAATGCACCGTTTCCTCACCTCGCTGCAGCGCCACCTGGTACAAGGGCAAGGAGGAGCTGGTTTCTTCAGATAGGTTGGAGGTCTTGGCCGATGGCTGTACTCATAAACTGGTGATCCAGAACGTGGCTGTGGAGGATGAGGGCACATACAGCATTCAAGTTGGGGAGCACACATCGAAAGCGAAACTGATGGTGGAAG CTAATACAGCCCAGGCCCTTGTGATGGTCAGAGAGCTAGAGGATGTGCAAGTGAGGGAGCCGGAGCCGGCACCTTTTCAGTGTGAGGTGTCTGTCGCCATAAACAAGCCTCCTATTTGGACTTTGAATGGGGAGACCCTTCAGCCAGGCCCCTCCGTCCAAATGGAAACCCGCGGGACAGTCCACAAACTCACCCTGAAAAACACCAGCATGGACATGTGTGGAACGGTCAAGTTTACTATGGGCAAGGCCAGGAGCAGTGCCAAGCTCAGTGTTACGGCAGAGTAG
- the LOC137125748 gene encoding carboxy-terminal domain RNA polymerase II polypeptide A small phosphatase 1-like, with product MDHPSSVITQVSRDEEGSKAAGERGSSPSLSSKKPRSRGLFSSLFCCLCRDQPEPPPVNNNAPLLVEENGTVSKVQVKPLLPPAKSKDAGKICVVIDLDETLVHSSFKPVNNADFIIPVEIDGTVHQVYVLKRPHVDEFLKRMGELFECVLFTASLAKYADPVSDLLDKWGAFRCRLFRESCVFHRGNYVKDLSRLGRDLNKVIILDNSPASYIFHPDNAVPVASWFDDMSDTELLDLIPFFERLSKVDSVYTVLKQGTTS from the exons ATGGACCATCCGTCCTCAGTAATCACCCAAGTCAGCCGGGATGAAGAGGGAAGTAAAGCCGCAGGGGAGAGGG gttcttctccctctctctcctccaagAAGCCCAGGAGCAGAGGCCTTTTCTCCAGCCTTTTCTGCTGCCTGTGTCGGGACCAGCCTGAACCACCCCCAGTCAACAACAATGCTCCTCTGCTGGTCGAGGAGAATGGAACAGTCTCCAAG GTCCAGGTGAAGCCACTGTTGCCTCCAGCGAAATCAAAAGATGCTGGAAAGATCTGTGTGGTGATTGATCTGGATGAGACGTTAGTTCACAGCTCTTTTAAG CCTGTGAACAATGCAGATTTCATCATTCCTGTGGAAATAGATGGAACAGTACACCAG GTGTATGTCCTAAAGCGGCCCCACGTCGACGAGTTCCTGAAGAGGATGGGTGAACTGTTCGAGTGTGTTCTGTTCACCGCCAGTTTAGCTAAG TATGCAGACCCCGTTTCTGACCTCTTGGACAAGTGGGGCGCATTCCGCTGCCGTCTCTTCCGGGAGTCTTGCGTCTTCCACAGAGGGAATTACGTCAAGGACCTGAGTCGCCTCGGTCGTGACCTTAACAAGGTCATTATCCTGGACAACTCCCCGGCCTCCTACATCTTCCACCCTGACAATGCA GTACCTGTAGCCTCATGGTTCGATGACATGTCAGACACTGAGCTGCTGGACCTCATCCCGTTCTTCGAGAGACTGAGCAAAGTGGACAGCGTCTACACAGTCCTGAAGCAAGGGACCACAAGCTAA